The Candidatus Bathyarchaeota archaeon genome includes the window CCCTATAAGGAAGTGCTTGGAGTCGTAGGCTATCCCAGCCAGGAGCGCCCTGGCAACTTTTGTTGGGGGCTTTATCCCTAGACCCCTATATATCCAGTAGACTATCTCACATGTCGAGGTCGAGTTCTCATCTATGATGGAGATGGATGCAAGCCTCAAGGTCTCCGGTCTTGGTGTGTGATGATCTATTATAACCGTGGGCTTGCCTGATGAGGCTATCTCCATACCCCACTTTTCAAGCTGTGAGAGGGAGGAGGTATCTAGAACTATGAGGGCTTCAGCCTCATTGATGGGGGCCTCCTCGACCGTCTGGATCCCTAGGGCTTTGATGACCTGCTTTGAGATCCTGCTCGCCCCCCCTGTCAGGATGATGGAGGCCCCGGCTGAGCCTAGTGCATCCGCGAGGCTCTTCACGGCGTATGCGGAGCAAACAGCGTCTGGATCTGCACTGTGGTGGCAGAATATCATGACCCTCTTCATGAGCAGGTTCCTGAGCCCCTCCAGCTCTATGGACATAAGCCCCATCTTCCGGGAGAGGTGGTTAGATAAAAGGAAAGCTATTTTTAGGCTTGTCTTGATGGTATATCCATGCCTAAAGAGATGGTTGATGACGTCGAGGTCGTCGAAACCCTACCCCTTGAGAAGGGAAAATACACCGTTTTCCTCGGATTCGCCGGATTCGGCATGATCGGCAGTACAGCGGCCATGTACATCGTGAGGAGCAGGGGGTTCATTGAGAGGGGTTATGTGAGGTCTAAGCTGATCTCACCGATGATGATCCTCATAGATGGCCGTCCTAGGCCCCCCTTCAGGATCTATGGGGGTGACGAGGGGCTGGTATTCATCGTTAGCGAGGCCTTCTTGACGACTGAAAGCTCATGGCCCCTCGGTCTCGGGGTGATGGAGTGGCTCTCAAAGAAGGGAGTCAAGGAGATCGTATCCATGGAGGGGGTTCTCTCAGGGGCGAGGGAGAGGGTCATAATGGGCTTCAGCACTGGGGACCTCTCCCGACTGAATGTCAGGCCCACCCAAGAGGGGATGATCTCGGGCATCAACGCCTGCTTCCTAGACGAGTCCCTGAGGAGGGGCATCCCATGGACATCCCTCTTCGTCCCAACCCAATTCATGTCGTCGGTAGATTATGGCGCCGTGGCCGACCTCATAGAGGTGCTGAATGGGGTCTTCAACCTCAAGGTGGACGTGGCCCCCCTAAGGAGGAGGGACGAGGAGCTCAGGAGGATGGCGGAGAGGCTGGCCAAGGGGAGGGGCGGGGTTCTGTCGATCTTCAGGTCGAGGAGTTCCCCTCCAGACCAGGCTGAGGGGGCTTGAGGCCTAGATCCCTCTGGAGGGCCTCCTGGAGGCTGGCAAGCCTCTCCCTCGCCTTGTTCTCCTGCTTCTCTAAGGCCTTTGACCTTATCTCTAGGAGCTCCTTCCTCTCCGTTAGATCCCTAACCACCTCCTCCTTAGGCATCTCGACTAGGATAGAACCGACGGACTTGAATATCCTCGAGCCCGTGATGACCTTCTCAAGGGTCTTTAGAGCCCTCTCCGTCTCGCTCAGCTCTATGTCGACCCTCTGCCTCTGGAGTACCAAGGACTGGAGCATGCTCTGAAGCTGCTGTAGGCGGGCTATCCTCTCCTGAACCTCGGGTGGAAGCTGCTCAACCTCAGCCATATCTATTCCACCTATAAAGGCTCTCCCACATTTAAACCTCTTCTCTCTCGAAGCCCCTTATAACTAAGCCTCTCGAGGATGTCCATAATCTCCCCTATCCAGTGGAGGTAGCTGTTCATCGCAGCCCTCAGGGCGGCGGTGTCCGAGGCCTCAACCTCGACGAGTAGCCCCCCGGTGAATGGTTGTAGGTTGACCCTGGAGCGGCTTGAAGAGGGGGTCTCGGCCTCGGGTTTTAGGGCCTCTGCGATGATCCTTGTGATATCCTGGGGTGTCTCAATCCATATCCTGGCTGAGGCTTCCTCGATATTCTCCCCTCCGAGCCTCGATTTTAGGGGTCAGATTATCGCTGATTGTTGGGTCTTTGAGCTTGCAACCCTCTGGGAGGCGAGGCCGGTCTTTGTGGTGGGCTGGTAGGCTCCTCCGGCGAACCTTGAACCGCAGTTCCCACAACTCCAGATCCCTATGCTCATCCTCTTCAGGGAGGGCCATCCGCATGTCGGGCACTTGTGCGGCCTCTTCAGCTCCATAACCACTTGGGTCCACCTCTTCCTCACAGAGAGGCCGCCTCGGGTTCTCAGCCTTGGTCCTAGGCTCCTCTTCTTCAACCTCATATCCCCCCTATTATCTTGCTTCTGATCTCGGGTGCCTTTGATCTGGCGATATTTATCGCTTTCCTAACCTCTTCTAGGGTGAGGGATTCTGAGCCGCTCTTCTGTATGGCGCATATGTTTTCCTTCTCATCCAGGGTGATAGTCAGCCTCGTCTCCATGGCATCCTCCTCCTCCGATGTTGGATCTACTATTAGGGCCCCTCCGATCTTTGAGAGGGTTACTGAGACCGGCGTGCTCCTTATCTCCAAGGGTTCCTTTCTCCCGCTCGGCACCACCTCCCCATTCTTAACCTCGAATATCGGCTTTATGGTGCTCCTCAGG containing:
- a CDS encoding DHH family phosphoesterase, encoding MSIELEGLRNLLMKRVMIFCHHSADPDAVCSAYAVKSLADALGSAGASIILTGGASRISKQVIKALGIQTVEEAPINEAEALIVLDTSSLSQLEKWGMEIASSGKPTVIIDHHTPRPETLRLASISIIDENSTSTCEIVYWIYRGLGIKPPTKVARALLAGIAYDSKHFLIGSSRTFRAVSELLEIEDALPYITALLGSGMDRSERMARLKAAQRMELREVGGWIIATSQVGSFQASVSRALLELGADVAMVAGGKGGEVKMSLRSTERFNRETNIHLGRDVAIPLGEELGGVGGGHPTSAGVKSKGEAQEILKRALELVSTRIEGFPDRGSK
- a CDS encoding proteasome assembly chaperone family protein, whose protein sequence is MPKEMVDDVEVVETLPLEKGKYTVFLGFAGFGMIGSTAAMYIVRSRGFIERGYVRSKLISPMMILIDGRPRPPFRIYGGDEGLVFIVSEAFLTTESSWPLGLGVMEWLSKKGVKEIVSMEGVLSGARERVIMGFSTGDLSRLNVRPTQEGMISGINACFLDESLRRGIPWTSLFVPTQFMSSVDYGAVADLIEVLNGVFNLKVDVAPLRRRDEELRRMAERLAKGRGGVLSIFRSRSSPPDQAEGA
- a CDS encoding prefoldin subunit beta translates to MAEVEQLPPEVQERIARLQQLQSMLQSLVLQRQRVDIELSETERALKTLEKVITGSRIFKSVGSILVEMPKEEVVRDLTERKELLEIRSKALEKQENKARERLASLQEALQRDLGLKPPQPGLEGNSST
- the rpl37ae gene encoding 50S ribosomal protein L37ae (structural models have indicated that the folded zinc-finger motif interacts mainly with domain III of 23S rRNA, whereas the amino-terminal region of L37 interacts primarily with domain II), translated to MRLKKRSLGPRLRTRGGLSVRKRWTQVVMELKRPHKCPTCGWPSLKRMSIGIWSCGNCGSRFAGGAYQPTTKTGLASQRVASSKTQQSAII